Part of the Sinomonas atrocyanea genome is shown below.
CAGCGTGATCCGGGTGCCGAGCGGGACGTTCGCCTCGAGGTGGGAGCGCACGGCTGCCAGTGCCCGCGCCGGGTCGTCGCCGGGGGCGAGCCTGAGGCTGAACCTCGCCCGGGCGGAGGGGACGATCGCGTCCGCGGACAGGGCGACCGGCGGGGCGTCGATGCCGATGACGGACAGGGCCGGCTTGGCCCACAGCCGTGACGCGATGCTGCCGGAACCGGCAAGCTGGACACCGTGCAGCACCCCGGCATCCAGCCGGTAGTCCTCCTCGCTCAGCTCGGGCCTGCCCTCGTCCCACCCCACGAGGCCGGGAACGGCGACGCTGCCGTCGGCGGCATAGAGGCTGGCAATGAGGTGGGAGAGCGCGGCGAGGGCATCGAGGACGGGGCCGCCGAAGGTCCCGGTGTGCAGGGAGTGCTCGAGGACGCGGACCTCGAGGGTTGCCGAGGCAAAGCCCCGCAGGCTCGTGGTGAGAGCGGGCACGCCCACCCGCCAGTTGCCCGAGTCGGCCACGATCACCACGTCGGGGCGCAGGAGCGCGCCATGGGTGTCCAGCAGCCGGGGCAGGGACGGCGAGCCGACCTCCTCCTCGCCGTCGACGAGCACCGTCACGCCGACGCCGCCCTCCGCGCCGAGCGCCCGGACCAGGGCGCGGCACGCGGCCAGGTGGAGGACCACGCCGCCCTTGTTGTCGGCCACTCCGCGCCCGAACAGTCGTCCTCGGCGCTCGACGGCCTCGAAGGGCGGGCTGTGCCAGGCCCCGAGGTCTCCCGTCGGCTGGACGTCGTGGTGGGCATAGAGGAGCACCGTGGGGCACCCCGGCGCCGCGGGCCGGTGCGCGAGGACGGCCGGGGCTCCGGGCATCCCGTCCGGCTTCGGCACCCGCACGACGCCGACCTCCGGGAACCCGGCCCCCTCGAACAGCTCGGCCACGAGGGCGGCGCTGCGCTCGAGGTGCAGCGGATCCGTCCCTGCCCACGCGGAGCCG
Proteins encoded:
- a CDS encoding M20/M25/M40 family metallo-hydrolase, coding for MADYTELLRAHARAGADEALRDLRHLVAIPGSAWAGTDPLHLERSAALVAELFEGAGFPEVGVVRVPKPDGMPGAPAVLAHRPAAPGCPTVLLYAHHDVQPTGDLGAWHSPPFEAVERRGRLFGRGVADNKGGVVLHLAACRALVRALGAEGGVGVTVLVDGEEEVGSPSLPRLLDTHGALLRPDVVIVADSGNWRVGVPALTTSLRGFASATLEVRVLEHSLHTGTFGGPVLDALAALSHLIASLYAADGSVAVPGLVGWDEGRPELSEEDYRLDAGVLHGVQLAGSGSIASRLWAKPALSVIGIDAPPVALSADAIVPSARARFSLRLAPGDDPARALAAVRSHLEANVPLGTRITLTPGASTKAFAGDAASDPARKMLAAMEEVWGVEPVLMGVGGSIPAAAELAGRFPSAQVLITGVEDPDSRAHGADESIDLGDFHKAVLAEALLLASLGAPAT